The Planktothrix tepida PCC 9214 genome window below encodes:
- a CDS encoding serine/threonine-protein kinase, with translation MKCCINPQCQNPDNPDNTVYCQSCGVPMPDLLYRRFRMIKFLGKGGFGRTYLAEDRDKLNEKCVVKQLVVNNPGTKVLELFEREAKQLQQLGHHPQIPALSAYFSENNQLYLVQQYIEGETLDKILQKQGVWTEQQVKDLLISLLPVLEFIHQQKVIHRDLKPDNIMRRRNGEYVLIDFGVAKDLSATVIHTQVGTRVGSDGYASREQMQGGEAYPASDLYSLGVTCFYLLTKISPLELWSDEGYSWTKNWQQYLKQPLSPELRKVIDQLLQKDIKDRYSSADQVLQNLQIIRPPQPAPKLSTPPPPQSTPRPTPSPQVSWQNPICIATLTGYSSSFWSILSFGIWSVAFSPDGRTLASGSHKTIKLLDVQNQRQIATFTEHSNQVYSVAFSPDGRTLASGSQDKTIKLWDVQSQRQIATLTGHSNTVTSVAFSPDGRTLASGSHKTIKLWDVQSQREIVTLTGHSEYVSSVAFSADGRTLASGSMDNTIKLWDVQSQRQIATLTGHSNWVWSVAFSADGRTLASGSCDTTIKLWEAR, from the coding sequence ATGAAATGTTGCATCAACCCCCAATGTCAGAACCCAGACAACCCCGATAATACGGTTTATTGTCAAAGCTGCGGTGTCCCCATGCCCGACTTGCTGTACAGACGGTTTCGCATGATCAAATTTTTGGGTAAAGGGGGGTTTGGTCGGACTTATTTAGCGGAAGATCGGGATAAACTGAATGAGAAATGTGTGGTTAAACAGTTAGTTGTTAATAACCCAGGAACAAAAGTCTTAGAATTATTTGAACGGGAAGCGAAACAACTGCAACAACTGGGACATCATCCCCAAATTCCGGCATTATCGGCTTATTTTTCTGAAAATAATCAACTCTATTTAGTTCAGCAATATATTGAAGGGGAAACTTTAGATAAAATCTTACAAAAACAAGGGGTTTGGACAGAACAGCAAGTTAAGGACTTATTAATCAGTTTGTTACCTGTTCTCGAATTTATTCATCAGCAAAAGGTGATTCACCGTGACCTCAAACCCGATAATATTATGCGTCGTCGGAATGGGGAATATGTGTTAATTGATTTTGGGGTAGCGAAAGATTTATCCGCAACTGTGATCCATACTCAAGTCGGAACCCGTGTTGGTTCTGATGGATATGCAAGTCGGGAACAAATGCAAGGGGGAGAAGCCTACCCCGCCAGTGATTTATATAGTTTAGGGGTGACTTGTTTTTATCTATTGACTAAAATTTCACCTCTGGAATTATGGTCAGATGAAGGTTACAGTTGGACGAAAAATTGGCAACAATATTTAAAGCAACCTCTGAGTCCAGAATTAAGGAAAGTTATCGATCAGCTATTACAAAAAGATATTAAAGATCGTTATTCTTCTGCTGATCAGGTGTTACAGAATTTACAGATAATACGACCACCACAACCAGCGCCAAAGTTATCAACGCCACCACCGCCACAGTCAACCCCACGACCGACACCCTCACCTCAAGTATCCTGGCAAAACCCTATCTGTATTGCCACTCTCACCGGATATTCATCTAGTTTCTGGTCTATACTCTCTTTTGGTATCTGGTCTGTAGCCTTCAGTCCCGATGGTCGGACGTTAGCCAGTGGGAGTCATAAAACGATTAAATTGTTGGATGTGCAGAACCAACGGCAAATTGCTACTTTCACCGAACATTCAAATCAGGTTTACTCTGTAGCCTTCAGTCCCGATGGTCGGACGTTAGCCAGTGGGAGTCAGGACAAGACGATTAAATTGTGGGATGTGCAGAGCCAAAGGCAAATTGCTACTCTCACCGGACATTCAAATACTGTCACCTCTGTAGCCTTCAGTCCCGATGGTCGGACGTTAGCCAGTGGGAGTCATAAAACGATTAAATTGTGGGATGTGCAGAGCCAACGGGAAATTGTTACTCTCACCGGACATTCAGAGTATGTCAGTTCTGTAGCCTTCAGTGCCGATGGTCGGACGTTAGCTAGTGGGAGTATGGACAACACGATAAAGTTGTGGGATGTGCAGAGTCAACGGCAAATTGCTACTCTCACCGGACATTCAAATTGGGTGTGGTCTGTAGCCTTCAGTGCCGATGGTCGGACGTTAGCTAGTGGGAGTTGTGACACGACGATTAAATTGTGGGAGGCACGATAG
- the rpmG gene encoding 50S ribosomal protein L33, whose product MAKGVRLVITLECTECRTNSDKRSQGVSRYTTTKNRRNTTGRLELKKFCRHCNKHTAHKEIK is encoded by the coding sequence ATGGCTAAAGGTGTCCGCCTCGTTATTACTTTAGAATGTACGGAGTGCCGTACAAACTCGGATAAGCGTTCCCAAGGGGTGTCTCGATATACCACAACCAAAAACCGTCGGAATACAACAGGACGCTTAGAACTGAAAAAGTTTTGTCGCCACTGTAACAAACACACGGCTCACAAAGAAATTAAGTAA
- a CDS encoding IS630 family transposase (programmed frameshift) — protein sequence MNLINEIDNFINQTKDPREIKRAIAVKLKLQGKAYREIQDLLQVNKGFISQWKNRVLVEGVESLKLQYKGRKGYLSPEDKQKVIEELRERDWLRLSDLQVLLEREYGVVFQSHQSYYSLLEEAGISWKKSQKKNPAKNEQLVQEKKEEIEKKLASWKEEIEAGKLTVFMIDECHLLWGDILGYVWGRTDRRIEIPIKNQKERQTYYGALDYQTKEFIIKGYAAGNTENTVDFIQYLQQQNPGKRLAIVWDNATYHCSQKFRDYLTEVNQNLSEEEWRITCLNFAPNAPEQNPVEDIWLQTKNFVRKFYHLCPSFKVIKWLFEFFAQGQIFDFPKIFMYGILPQPI from the exons ATGAATCTAATCAACGAAATAGACAATTTTATCAATCAGACAAAAGATCCTAGAGAAATTAAAAGAGCGATCGCTGTCAAACTCAAATTACAAGGGAAAGCCTACCGGGAAATTCAAGACTTATTACAAGTTA ATAAAGGATTTATTAGCCAGTGGAAAAATCGGGTTCTTGTGGAAGGAGTAGAGAGTTTAAAACTCCAATATAAAGGAAGAAAAGGCTATCTAAGTCCCGAAGATAAACAGAAAGTTATTGAAGAATTAAGGGAAAGAGATTGGTTAAGATTGTCTGATTTACAAGTTTTGTTAGAAAGGGAGTATGGAGTCGTGTTTCAATCCCATCAAAGTTATTATAGCTTGCTGGAAGAGGCTGGCATCAGTTGGAAAAAAAGCCAAAAGAAGAATCCGGCTAAGAATGAGCAGTTAGTCCAAGAGAAAAAGGAAGAAATTGAAAAAAAGTTAGCGAGTTGGAAAGAAGAAATAGAGGCGGGAAAGCTGACGGTGTTTATGATTGATGAATGTCATCTTCTCTGGGGAGATATTTTAGGGTATGTGTGGGGAAGAACAGATAGAAGAATAGAAATTCCGATCAAAAATCAAAAAGAAAGGCAAACTTATTATGGAGCTTTAGATTACCAAACGAAAGAATTTATTATCAAAGGTTATGCGGCGGGAAATACAGAAAATACCGTAGACTTTATCCAGTATTTACAGCAGCAAAATCCGGGGAAAAGGTTAGCTATAGTCTGGGATAATGCCACTTATCATTGTTCTCAAAAGTTTAGAGATTATTTAACTGAAGTTAATCAAAATTTATCGGAAGAAGAATGGCGGATTACTTGTCTAAATTTTGCCCCCAATGCACCTGAACAAAATCCTGTAGAAGATATTTGGTTACAAACCAAAAATTTCGTGAGAAAATTTTATCATTTATGCCCATCTTTTAAAGTAATTAAGTGGCTATTCGAGTTTTTCGCTCAGGGTCAAATTTTTGATTTCCCCAAAATTTTTATGTATGGGATTTTGCCACAACCTATTTAG
- a CDS encoding RDD family protein codes for MSSDLIPVPDPKVPMWRRYAALGIDFLLVGLLCFALSANGLTLLFVFMISWLVCRVVVVSKNQGQSLGHWAFDIRVVDSQFYRTPRLLELAKREVVIGLGAFLFLLGLGNLASGNAAILLLMLPIIIDCGAVLFDTSRHPQTVHDRIGHTIVIGSRRGYSLDVKIRYFIDKVKREMK; via the coding sequence ATGAGTTCTGATTTAATCCCTGTACCTGATCCTAAAGTACCCATGTGGCGTCGTTATGCGGCTTTAGGGATTGATTTCTTGTTGGTTGGGTTACTTTGTTTTGCTTTAAGTGCTAATGGCCTAACTCTCTTATTTGTATTTATGATTAGTTGGTTAGTCTGTCGTGTTGTTGTCGTATCTAAAAATCAAGGACAGAGTTTGGGACACTGGGCTTTTGATATTCGAGTAGTTGACAGCCAATTTTACCGAACCCCTCGCCTTTTAGAACTAGCAAAAAGAGAAGTGGTGATAGGGTTGGGTGCTTTTCTGTTTCTGCTCGGTTTAGGGAATCTAGCCTCTGGAAATGCCGCAATTTTGTTATTGATGCTGCCTATTATCATAGATTGTGGAGCCGTTTTATTCGATACCAGTCGTCACCCTCAGACGGTTCATGACCGTATTGGGCATACGATTGTGATTGGTAGCAGACGGGGCTACTCCCTGGATGTGAAAATTCGCTATTTTATTGACAAAGTGAAGCGAGAGATGAAATAA
- the typA gene encoding translational GTPase TypA, giving the protein MSLPIRNVAIIAHVDHGKTTLVDALLKQSGIFREGEEVPDCVMDSNDIERERGITILSKNTAVRYKDTIINIIDTPGHADFGGEVERVLGMVDGCILIVDANEGPMPQTRFVLKKALEKGLRPIVVINKIDRPRANPHTAVDKVLDLFLELGADDDQCEFPYLFASGLGGFAKRSLEEESSDMQPMFEYILEYVPPPVGDVEKSLQMQVTTLDYSEYVGRIVIGKIHNGVIKAGQQAALMKEDGSIVKSKITKLMGFEGLKRIELQEASAGNIVAVAGFADANIGETITCPNEPLALPLIKVDEPTLQMTFSVNDSPFAGQEGTFVTSRQVRDRLMRELETNVALRVDETDSPDKFLVSGRGELHLGILIETMRREGYEFQVSQPQVIYREVNGQPFEPFEYLVLDVPEEGVGSCIERLGQRRAEMQDMHVGGNGRTQLEFVVPARGLIGFRGEFMRMTRGEGIMNHSFLEYRALSGDIEARRNGVLISFEEGVSTFYAMKNAEDRGVFFIKPGTKVYKGMIVGEHNRPQDLELNVCKTKQLTNHRSATGDELVQLQTPVDMSLERALEYISSDELVEVTPESIRLRKLSKKLVKR; this is encoded by the coding sequence ATGTCTCTTCCCATTCGCAACGTTGCAATTATTGCCCACGTCGATCACGGCAAAACGACCTTAGTGGACGCACTTCTCAAGCAATCTGGCATTTTCCGTGAAGGGGAAGAGGTTCCAGATTGTGTCATGGACTCTAATGATATTGAACGGGAACGGGGTATTACCATTCTCTCCAAAAATACCGCAGTTCGCTATAAAGACACCATTATTAATATTATCGATACTCCGGGTCACGCCGACTTTGGGGGCGAAGTAGAACGGGTGTTAGGCATGGTGGACGGTTGTATTTTAATCGTTGATGCCAACGAAGGGCCCATGCCTCAAACCCGCTTCGTCCTCAAAAAAGCCTTAGAAAAGGGTTTACGGCCTATTGTTGTGATTAACAAAATTGACCGTCCTCGCGCCAACCCCCACACCGCCGTTGATAAAGTCTTAGATTTATTCCTCGAACTCGGCGCCGATGATGACCAATGCGAGTTCCCCTATCTATTTGCGTCCGGTTTAGGGGGGTTTGCCAAACGCAGCCTAGAGGAAGAAAGCTCAGATATGCAGCCGATGTTTGAGTATATCCTCGAATATGTTCCACCCCCAGTGGGAGATGTGGAAAAATCCCTACAAATGCAAGTCACCACCCTCGATTATTCTGAATATGTCGGGCGCATTGTGATTGGTAAAATTCATAATGGCGTGATTAAAGCCGGACAACAAGCTGCCTTAATGAAAGAAGACGGTAGTATTGTTAAGAGCAAAATTACCAAATTAATGGGATTTGAAGGCTTAAAACGAATTGAACTGCAAGAGGCATCTGCTGGAAATATTGTAGCGGTGGCTGGATTTGCCGATGCTAATATTGGGGAAACGATTACCTGTCCCAATGAACCTCTAGCGTTACCCTTAATTAAAGTCGATGAACCGACCTTACAAATGACCTTCTCGGTGAATGACTCACCGTTTGCGGGACAAGAGGGAACTTTCGTGACATCGCGGCAAGTACGCGATCGCTTAATGCGAGAATTAGAAACAAACGTTGCTTTGCGTGTGGACGAAACCGACTCCCCGGATAAATTCTTAGTCTCAGGACGGGGAGAACTACACCTCGGTATTTTAATTGAAACTATGCGTCGGGAAGGGTACGAGTTCCAGGTTTCCCAACCCCAGGTGATTTATCGGGAAGTCAACGGTCAACCCTTTGAACCCTTTGAATATTTGGTCTTAGACGTACCCGAAGAAGGCGTGGGTAGCTGTATTGAACGCTTAGGTCAACGACGGGCGGAAATGCAGGATATGCACGTTGGCGGTAATGGACGGACTCAGTTAGAGTTTGTTGTTCCCGCACGGGGTTTAATTGGCTTCCGAGGGGAATTTATGCGGATGACTCGTGGGGAAGGCATTATGAACCACAGTTTCCTCGAATATCGGGCCTTATCGGGAGATATTGAAGCCCGTCGTAACGGGGTCTTGATTTCCTTTGAAGAAGGAGTCAGTACCTTCTACGCCATGAAAAATGCTGAAGACCGAGGGGTGTTTTTTATTAAGCCCGGTACTAAGGTGTATAAAGGCATGATTGTCGGTGAACACAACCGTCCTCAAGACCTAGAACTCAATGTCTGCAAAACCAAACAATTGACAAACCATCGTTCCGCCACCGGAGATGAACTTGTTCAGTTACAAACCCCTGTGGATATGAGTTTAGAACGAGCCTTAGAATACATTAGCTCTGATGAATTGGTGGAGGTTACACCCGAATCTATTCGTCTACGCAAACTCAGCAAGAAGTTAGTAAAACGTTAA
- a CDS encoding DUF2283 domain-containing protein → MNPTKMTYFEQEDILHLKFSDEPETGSIEISPNMTAELNAEGELIGLEILEATAFIRDAILESAQGKLLNLSSAKVS, encoded by the coding sequence ATGAATCCGACAAAAATGACTTATTTTGAACAAGAAGATATTCTGCATTTGAAATTCTCCGATGAACCGGAAACGGGAAGTATTGAAATCAGCCCTAATATGACAGCCGAATTAAATGCAGAGGGAGAATTAATTGGGCTAGAAATTCTGGAAGCCACTGCTTTTATCCGAGATGCTATTTTAGAATCTGCTCAAGGTAAACTATTAAACTTATCTTCTGCTAAAGTCTCTTAA
- a CDS encoding Coenzyme F420 hydrogenase/dehydrogenase, beta subunit C-terminal domain translates to MTSLQEPAKHLKAKGMKPGGRRPAKELCSECGLCDTYYIHYVKEACAFLNQQIAELEAEAHGRRRNLDNWDDVYFGVHQDMMQAKKKQPIEGAQWTGIVSTIAIEMLNRGLVEGVVCVQNSKEDRFQPQPIIARTPEEILAAKVNKPTLSPNLSILEQIEQSNLKKLLVIGVGCQIQALRAVEKELGLEKLYVLGTPCVDNVTRAGLQKFLETTSKSPDTVVYYEFMQDFRVHFKHEDGSVETVPFFGLNTKELKNIFAPSCLSCFDYVNSLADLVVGYMGATFGWQWIVVRNETGQFMLDLVRDQLDTQPVIAQGNRKQAVQQSIPAYDKEVTLPMWAAKLMGVVIDKIGPRGLEYARFSIDSHFTRNYLYVKRNHPEKLDAHVPDFAKKIVEQYHLPNS, encoded by the coding sequence ATGACTTCACTACAAGAACCAGCCAAACATCTCAAAGCTAAAGGTATGAAACCAGGGGGTCGTCGCCCTGCGAAAGAACTCTGTAGCGAGTGCGGTCTGTGCGACACCTATTATATTCATTATGTGAAAGAAGCTTGTGCGTTTCTAAATCAACAAATTGCTGAATTAGAAGCAGAAGCTCACGGACGTCGCCGCAATTTAGACAACTGGGATGATGTTTATTTTGGAGTGCATCAAGATATGATGCAAGCTAAGAAAAAACAACCCATTGAAGGGGCACAATGGACGGGAATTGTGAGTACCATTGCCATTGAAATGCTGAACCGAGGGTTAGTTGAAGGGGTGGTTTGTGTTCAAAATTCAAAAGAAGACCGTTTTCAACCCCAACCTATAATTGCTAGAACCCCGGAAGAAATTTTAGCTGCTAAAGTTAATAAACCTACCTTATCCCCCAATTTATCAATTTTAGAACAAATCGAACAGTCCAATTTAAAGAAACTGTTAGTGATTGGGGTGGGCTGTCAAATTCAAGCTTTGCGGGCGGTTGAGAAAGAATTAGGATTAGAAAAACTCTATGTCTTGGGAACGCCTTGTGTTGATAATGTCACCCGTGCGGGATTGCAAAAATTCTTAGAAACGACAAGTAAATCCCCAGATACTGTTGTTTATTATGAATTTATGCAGGATTTCCGAGTTCATTTTAAACATGAGGATGGTTCTGTAGAAACGGTTCCATTTTTCGGGTTAAATACAAAAGAATTAAAGAATATTTTTGCCCCCTCCTGTTTGAGTTGTTTTGATTATGTCAATTCTTTGGCGGATTTAGTTGTAGGATATATGGGGGCAACGTTTGGGTGGCAATGGATTGTAGTTCGCAATGAAACCGGACAATTCATGTTAGATTTAGTTCGAGATCAACTCGATACTCAACCTGTTATCGCTCAAGGCAATCGCAAACAAGCGGTGCAACAAAGTATTCCCGCCTATGATAAAGAAGTTACATTACCGATGTGGGCTGCTAAATTAATGGGGGTAGTGATTGATAAAATTGGCCCCAGAGGGTTAGAATATGCTCGGTTTTCGATTGATTCTCACTTTACTCGCAATTATCTGTATGTCAAACGGAATCATCCTGAAAAGTTAGACGCTCACGTTCCTGATTTTGCTAAAAAAATTGTAGAACAATATCATCTACCGAATTCCTAA
- a CDS encoding EI24 domain-containing protein, translating into MNSNPLQPPNPLLETPLSLITGATYPLKALKLFYNNPPLRGYVIFPVIVNIIVGIFLYFGLVVPGLNEIDKIVLNLGTQIDEWVANLPQWLHYLDILASVLGWLLRVGLVTGLLLIIGFLLLQFGGILGAPWYGQLSEKVEELQTGKPAVLPPQTLTSSVQDIGRAILYELKKLGLQILIGVPLLLLNFIPGFGTLLFTIGGITLASTIVCLDFLDSPMERRRFRFRDKLKMIIRTFPASGSFALVCFGLVVIPFLNLLSIPVCVAAGTLFFCDRILLNYCSEPERTTQI; encoded by the coding sequence ATGAACTCCAATCCTTTACAACCTCCTAATCCTTTGTTGGAAACCCCCCTAAGTTTAATTACAGGTGCAACCTATCCCTTAAAAGCATTGAAGTTATTTTATAACAATCCGCCCTTAAGAGGATATGTGATTTTTCCAGTTATTGTTAATATTATCGTCGGGATTTTCCTCTATTTTGGATTAGTAGTACCTGGATTAAATGAAATTGATAAAATCGTGTTAAACTTAGGAACTCAAATTGATGAATGGGTCGCTAATTTACCCCAATGGTTGCACTATTTAGATATTTTAGCCAGTGTTTTAGGATGGCTATTGCGGGTGGGGTTAGTTACAGGACTCTTATTAATTATTGGGTTTCTGCTATTACAGTTTGGAGGAATTTTAGGCGCGCCTTGGTATGGTCAACTCTCAGAAAAGGTTGAGGAATTGCAAACGGGAAAACCCGCAGTATTACCTCCCCAAACCCTCACCAGTTCAGTTCAGGATATTGGACGAGCAATTTTATATGAATTAAAAAAACTAGGGTTACAAATTTTAATCGGAGTCCCTTTACTTTTATTGAATTTTATCCCCGGTTTTGGAACATTATTGTTTACAATAGGAGGTATTACTTTAGCTTCAACCATTGTGTGTTTAGACTTTTTAGATTCTCCAATGGAAAGAAGAAGGTTTCGGTTTAGAGATAAATTAAAGATGATTATTCGCACCTTTCCCGCCAGTGGGAGTTTTGCCTTAGTTTGCTTTGGGTTAGTGGTAATTCCGTTTTTAAATTTATTATCAATTCCGGTTTGTGTGGCGGCGGGAACACTGTTTTTTTGCGATCGCATTTTGTTAAACTATTGTTCTGAACCAGAAAGAACAACTCAAATTTGA
- a CDS encoding branched-chain amino acid aminotransferase — protein METVNHQLNIQKTEHSRLPSEPLHHIPFGRIFSDHIFVATYDNGTWEDLKIMPYSNLTMTPAMAVLHYGQAVFEGMKAYKSATGETLIFRPDANFRRINKSAHRLCMPPIPEEIFMEGLKELIRLDSAWIPESEGSLYIRPLYFATDEFIGLKPSTHYTLIIMSCPVGAYYSEPVKLIVTDKYIRACEGGTGSAKCAGNYAASLLADKEAKALGYDNVIWLDGIHKKYVEECGTMNLAFVIDNVVVTPQLTGTILEGITRDSVLTLFRDQGVKVEERLISIQEVAEAYDKGILQEAFGMGTAATIAHVSKIGYQGRDLILPPISERKYGQSILEQLEAIKTGKVPDRYGWVWKI, from the coding sequence ATGGAAACAGTGAATCACCAACTCAACATTCAAAAAACAGAACATTCCCGACTTCCTTCAGAACCCTTACATCATATTCCCTTTGGTCGAATTTTCAGTGATCATATTTTTGTGGCTACTTATGATAATGGAACTTGGGAAGATCTAAAAATTATGCCCTATAGTAACTTGACCATGACTCCAGCAATGGCAGTTCTGCACTATGGTCAGGCTGTTTTTGAGGGGATGAAAGCGTATAAAAGTGCAACGGGAGAAACCTTGATTTTTAGACCCGATGCTAATTTTAGACGAATTAATAAATCGGCTCACCGACTGTGTATGCCCCCCATTCCAGAAGAAATTTTTATGGAAGGATTAAAGGAATTAATTCGTTTAGATTCCGCTTGGATTCCTGAATCCGAAGGAAGTTTATATATTCGTCCGTTGTATTTTGCGACCGATGAATTTATTGGGTTAAAACCCTCAACTCATTATACTTTAATTATTATGAGTTGTCCAGTGGGAGCTTATTATTCCGAACCTGTTAAATTAATCGTTACTGATAAATATATTCGAGCTTGTGAAGGGGGCACAGGGTCGGCAAAATGTGCTGGAAATTATGCAGCGAGTTTATTAGCCGATAAAGAAGCTAAAGCATTAGGGTATGATAATGTGATTTGGCTGGATGGCATTCACAAAAAATATGTGGAAGAATGCGGCACCATGAATTTAGCTTTTGTGATTGATAATGTTGTGGTAACGCCTCAATTAACGGGAACGATTTTAGAAGGAATTACGCGCGATAGTGTGTTAACGTTATTCCGAGATCAAGGAGTTAAAGTTGAAGAACGGTTAATTTCCATTCAAGAAGTAGCAGAAGCTTATGACAAAGGGATTTTACAAGAAGCATTCGGAATGGGAACTGCTGCGACAATTGCTCATGTTTCTAAAATTGGATATCAAGGACGGGATTTAATTTTACCTCCGATTTCTGAACGCAAATATGGTCAATCTATTTTAGAACAATTAGAAGCGATTAAAACTGGAAAAGTACCCGATCGCTATGGTTGGGTTTGGAAAATTTAA
- the rpsR gene encoding 30S ribosomal protein S18, with translation MTYFRRQVSPIKPGTPIDYKDIELLRKFVTERGKILPRRITGLTCKQQRDLTQAIKRARILAMLPFVNKEG, from the coding sequence ATGACTTACTTCCGTCGTCAAGTTTCCCCCATTAAACCTGGAACTCCTATCGATTATAAAGATATCGAACTGTTGCGGAAATTTGTTACAGAACGCGGTAAAATCTTACCACGTCGGATTACCGGGCTGACCTGCAAACAGCAACGAGATCTGACACAAGCCATTAAACGGGCTAGAATTCTAGCTATGTTGCCTTTTGTGAACAAGGAAGGCTAA
- a CDS encoding AbrB/MazE/SpoVT family DNA-binding domain-containing protein, with the protein MASTTVTSKGQVTIPKVIRDYLKLDTGSKVEFVIDENGQVKILPVNVSVESLSGILHRPGMKKASLEDMEAAIYKNANDWTGY; encoded by the coding sequence ATGGCGAGTACAACCGTAACCAGTAAAGGACAAGTCACAATTCCTAAAGTCATTCGAGACTACTTGAAACTCGATACAGGTAGTAAAGTGGAATTTGTCATTGATGAAAATGGACAGGTAAAAATTCTTCCTGTGAATGTTTCGGTTGAAAGTTTATCGGGGATTTTGCATCGTCCTGGGATGAAAAAAGCAAGTTTAGAAGACATGGAAGCTGCTATTTATAAGAATGCAAATGATTGGACTGGATACTAA